The sequence AAGCGGAGCAAATTCGTGCAAACTACGTCTCCATGATTGCCATTCATGAGCAGTTTCGGGCGAAACATAGGAAACTCCTTTAATGCCTGCTTTTGTCCACGCATCAGCAGCTGCTCCGATACGGGCAGCACCACCTTCACGACCACCAAAGCTCATAAACACCACTTTGGTATTCTTCTTAAACGATTCGATATCTTTGATTTCTGATGGCTCAAATGTTCCGCTGCTGAACATTCCCACGTATGCAAATTTGTCGGGGTTTGCCACAACGATGGAGTGCGTTTGCATTCCACCCATGGAGAGCCCGGCCATTGCACGGTGTGCCTGATCGCCAACTACACGGAAGTTAGATTCTACAAACGGAATCAGGTCGTTGCAAAGTATTTTTTCAAATTCGGCGGCAAAGTTCATTCCACCACCAGGACCTGCCATTCGGGGACCATTGCTGGGAGCCGACGGTGCTGCATTGGGTTGTCCGGCACCAGGACGTGGAGCGCCGGCTGGTCTCGGACCACGTGGCATTCCGCTCATATTGATACTGCTGTTTTCCATCACAATAATGAAAGGAACGGCTTTTCCTTCGGCAATCAGGTTGTCCATAATGAAACCTGCGTGTCCCTGATTTCCCCAACCTGTTTCATTTTCGCCCATACCGTGCTGAAGATACAACACCGGATATTTTTTGCTGTCTTTATCATATCCCGGCGGAGTATAGATGTAAACACGACGAACGCTTTTGCTTGTATTTGAATAGTATTGCGTTTCGCGCAACTGGCCATGAGGAACATTTTTAACGGCATAAAACTCCTGATCTTTAGCCGGAATTTCGATACCACTTCCCCAACGACTTGCTCCGTAATAGTACA comes from Paludibacter jiangxiensis and encodes:
- a CDS encoding alpha/beta hydrolase encodes the protein MKYRSIAVLLTAALTGGICLAQTAAVEDFKKTPTTQQEKEYPQVNSERKVRVSIPAPEAQRVQLDIGGVKYDLKKDEKGVWTGESAPQDEGFHYYQLNIDGASVPDPGSLYYYGASRWGSGIEIPAKDQEFYAVKNVPHGQLRETQYYSNTSKSVRRVYIYTPPGYDKDSKKYPVLYLQHGMGENETGWGNQGHAGFIMDNLIAEGKAVPFIIVMENSSINMSGMPRGPRPAGAPRPGAGQPNAAPSAPSNGPRMAGPGGGMNFAAEFEKILCNDLIPFVESNFRVVGDQAHRAMAGLSMGGMQTHSIVVANPDKFAYVGMFSSGTFEPSEIKDIESFKKNTKVVFMSFGGREGGAARIGAAADAWTKAGIKGVSYVSPETAHEWQSWRRSLHEFAPLLFK